In one Bdellovibrio sp. ArHS genomic region, the following are encoded:
- a CDS encoding tyrosine-protein phosphatase, translating to MKITSLMLSLLLLSSCAEKSLQSGGGDSEITPAPKSSFFMTKPQPTEPVELVFDKKYAGGSAVNYRKNEDLRISGSATLDPKALRQVGKPVKKNKSSLYVFDLRQESHGLINDTPVTWQADRDWANADLNHDEAVRRERRLLGDLRVGEKVAGTLIKSIETEESMVRSAGHQYVRLTVTDHVRPVDSEVDRFIEAFRVLPENSWVHFHCRAGKGRTTTFMVLYDMLINARYVSFDDIVERNKKLSNDYDVLAVGDPKDWKYPYQKERAEFVRQFYEYAKANPRGEKQLWSEWVK from the coding sequence ATGAAAATAACATCCTTGATGCTTTCTTTATTGTTATTGTCCTCCTGCGCGGAAAAGAGTCTGCAAAGCGGTGGGGGCGACTCCGAGATCACGCCGGCGCCAAAGTCCTCATTTTTTATGACCAAACCGCAGCCGACCGAGCCGGTGGAGCTGGTTTTTGATAAAAAGTATGCCGGCGGCAGTGCCGTGAACTATCGAAAGAACGAGGACCTGAGAATTTCCGGAAGCGCGACTTTGGACCCGAAGGCTTTGCGGCAGGTAGGCAAACCCGTTAAAAAGAACAAGTCATCATTATACGTCTTTGATTTGCGGCAAGAGTCACACGGCCTGATCAATGATACGCCAGTGACGTGGCAGGCGGATCGTGACTGGGCCAATGCGGATTTAAATCATGATGAGGCCGTTCGGCGGGAACGTCGCCTATTGGGCGATCTGCGAGTCGGAGAAAAGGTGGCCGGCACTTTGATTAAGAGTATTGAAACCGAAGAGAGCATGGTTCGCAGCGCAGGTCATCAGTACGTGCGCCTTACGGTGACGGATCATGTGCGCCCGGTCGATTCTGAGGTGGATCGGTTCATCGAAGCCTTTCGTGTGCTGCCGGAAAATTCGTGGGTGCATTTTCATTGTCGAGCAGGGAAGGGGCGAACCACGACCTTCATGGTTTTGTACGACATGCTGATCAATGCTCGTTACGTTTCTTTCGATGACATTGTCGAAAGAAACAAAAAGCTTAGTAACGACTATGATGTCTTGGCGGTCGGTGATCCGAAGGATTGGAAGTATCCTTATCAAAAAGAACGTGCGGAATTTGTTCGTCAGTTTTACGAGTACGCAAAAGCCAATCCGCGCGGCGAAAAACAGCTTTGGTCTGAATGGGTGAAGTGA
- a CDS encoding RNA methyltransferase, giving the protein MFPYGPELDINAHLKVHYQLVLEKIGPLLTDERRQKIERVVSLRNFDTAVVLEGIYDRGNISAVMRSAEGLGFGNFHVIETQEKFKEANRVTQGADKWVEVQKWKKTSDCVKTLKEQGYKICVTHLDAKAKPLHEIDFSGKVAVVLGNEKDGVSPEMIAAADETIIIPMTGFVQSFNISVAGALSLYHISQDRLKKLGTNASLTSEEQGILRAHYYMRTQDSAVQYLQELFDRGTLQA; this is encoded by the coding sequence ATGTTTCCATACGGGCCCGAGCTGGATATCAATGCTCATTTGAAAGTTCATTATCAATTGGTGCTTGAGAAAATCGGGCCTTTGCTGACCGACGAACGTCGCCAGAAAATTGAGCGCGTGGTCTCTTTAAGAAACTTCGATACCGCTGTGGTTTTGGAAGGCATTTACGACCGCGGCAATATTTCGGCGGTGATGCGAAGTGCGGAAGGCTTGGGCTTTGGCAACTTCCACGTCATTGAAACTCAGGAAAAGTTCAAAGAAGCCAATCGGGTCACGCAAGGTGCAGACAAGTGGGTTGAGGTGCAGAAATGGAAAAAAACCTCCGACTGCGTGAAGACCTTGAAAGAACAAGGCTATAAAATCTGTGTGACTCATTTGGATGCGAAAGCAAAGCCTCTGCATGAAATTGATTTTTCCGGCAAGGTGGCTGTGGTTCTCGGCAATGAAAAAGACGGCGTCTCGCCAGAGATGATCGCGGCGGCCGATGAGACCATTATCATTCCGATGACGGGCTTTGTGCAGAGTTTTAATATCTCGGTGGCCGGCGCCTTAAGTCTTTACCACATCAGTCAGGATCGTTTGAAAAAGCTGGGAACAAATGCATCGTTAACGTCAGAAGAACAGGGGATTTTGCGTGCGCACTATTATATGCGCACGCAGGATTCAGCGGTGCAATACCTGCAGGAACTTTTTGATCGCGGGACTTTGCAGGCCTAA
- a CDS encoding acyl-CoA dehydrogenase family protein: MSFNWKEFDLYNPTPEHAMLRETVKAFTEAEVEPQAHEFDRSEKFNLPLFKKVGELGLLGITVPEQFGGAGMDATAAVIVHEELSASDPGFCLAYLAHSMLCVNNIAVNGSDEQRARVLPKLCSGEWVGSMSMSEPAVGTDVLGMQTRAEKNANGYVLNGRKMWITNGTIDENNTPCDLTLVYAKTGEKNGRAQISTFLVEKDHTGFQVGQKIKDKLGMRGSNTAELVFQDCQVPASALIGHEGDSMLHMMRNLELERLTLAAMSLGIARRSIEIMNRYAQEREAFGKSLNFFGQIQRYVADSYAEYKAARAYVYETARRMDLNKEGNRLDSDGVKLVATTMGKNVADRAIQVLGGYGYVGEYVVERLWRDAKLLEIGGGTIEAHQKNITRDLAKNPEFLHK, encoded by the coding sequence ATGTCTTTCAATTGGAAAGAGTTTGATCTTTACAATCCGACACCAGAACACGCGATGTTGCGCGAAACCGTGAAAGCTTTCACCGAAGCGGAAGTTGAGCCACAGGCGCACGAGTTCGATCGCAGTGAAAAATTCAATCTGCCTCTTTTCAAAAAAGTCGGTGAGCTGGGACTTTTGGGTATTACGGTCCCTGAGCAATTTGGTGGAGCCGGAATGGATGCGACAGCCGCGGTGATCGTTCATGAGGAATTGTCGGCCTCCGATCCAGGTTTTTGTTTGGCTTATTTGGCGCACTCAATGCTTTGTGTGAATAACATTGCGGTGAACGGCAGCGATGAACAGCGCGCTCGTGTTCTGCCGAAGCTGTGCTCGGGTGAATGGGTGGGTTCAATGTCGATGTCAGAACCTGCTGTCGGCACGGATGTTTTGGGCATGCAAACCCGCGCGGAAAAAAACGCCAATGGCTATGTTTTAAATGGTCGTAAAATGTGGATCACGAATGGCACGATCGATGAAAACAACACGCCTTGTGATTTGACTCTGGTCTATGCTAAGACCGGCGAAAAAAATGGACGGGCACAAATATCCACTTTCCTGGTTGAAAAAGATCATACAGGTTTTCAGGTAGGACAAAAAATCAAAGACAAATTGGGCATGCGCGGATCTAACACTGCTGAGCTTGTGTTCCAAGACTGTCAGGTTCCTGCTTCGGCTCTTATCGGACACGAAGGGGACTCGATGTTGCACATGATGCGTAACCTAGAGCTGGAACGTCTGACTTTGGCCGCGATGAGCCTAGGCATTGCTCGTCGCTCTATTGAAATCATGAATCGTTATGCCCAAGAGCGCGAAGCTTTCGGAAAATCCTTGAATTTCTTTGGACAGATTCAGCGCTACGTTGCTGACAGTTATGCCGAGTACAAAGCGGCCCGTGCTTATGTTTATGAAACCGCTCGCCGCATGGATTTGAATAAAGAAGGCAATCGTCTGGACTCAGACGGTGTGAAGCTGGTGGCGACAACCATGGGTAAGAATGTGGCGGATCGCGCGATCCAGGTTCTAGGTGGTTACGGCTACGTCGGTGAATACGTCGTGGAAAGACTTTGGAGAGACGCCAAACTTCTGGAAATCGGCGGCGGAACTATTGAGGCGCACCAAAAAAATATCACTCGTGATTTGGCTAAAAATCCTGAGTTCTTGCACAAGTAG
- a CDS encoding calcium:proton antiporter, with protein sequence MQKVTYTRLIVSWLTVLCFYIFGSAWLSNLGSPVILTGLFLWLFIVILWSAFGVVHEAEELAALLGEPHGTLILTLSIVIIEVALVAAVMLGAKAAPTLGRDTMFAVLMIILNGVVGLGLLIGGYKFREQSYNLQGSASYLSVLIPLTTVPLILPNFTTSTDGGTLTTLQSVAVALFTVVLYAIFLITQTGRHRAFYVHPDALEATKADHSDEDAVEIAKHTVFKHTILLLLNILPIVLLSKSLAKILDHGINYLELPAALGGVVVAAIVFTSEAISSLKAVARNDLQRAINLCLGSAASTVGLTVPAVLIIGLITGQPVVLGLKPTEMTLLAITLLLSTLTFSNKRTTLLEGAVHLTVFFVYITLVFSP encoded by the coding sequence ATGCAGAAAGTCACCTACACCCGTCTTATTGTCTCCTGGCTGACCGTTTTGTGTTTTTATATCTTTGGTTCAGCTTGGTTGAGCAATCTCGGTTCTCCGGTGATTCTGACGGGTTTGTTTTTGTGGCTGTTCATTGTCATTCTGTGGTCCGCCTTCGGGGTGGTTCATGAGGCTGAGGAATTGGCCGCTTTATTAGGCGAGCCGCACGGAACCCTTATTCTAACACTTTCCATCGTCATTATTGAAGTGGCCTTGGTAGCGGCCGTTATGCTGGGAGCTAAAGCGGCGCCAACCTTGGGTCGCGACACCATGTTCGCGGTCTTGATGATTATCTTAAACGGTGTTGTTGGTCTGGGGCTTTTGATCGGCGGATATAAGTTTCGCGAGCAGTCTTACAACCTTCAGGGGTCGGCCTCTTATCTTTCTGTTCTCATTCCACTCACGACTGTGCCGCTGATTCTGCCTAACTTTACAACTTCCACAGACGGCGGAACATTAACGACTTTGCAGTCTGTGGCTGTCGCACTTTTCACAGTCGTTTTGTATGCGATCTTTCTGATCACCCAAACCGGGCGTCATCGCGCCTTCTATGTCCATCCCGACGCTTTGGAGGCTACGAAAGCCGACCACAGTGACGAAGATGCCGTAGAAATCGCAAAACACACCGTCTTTAAACACACCATTTTATTGCTGCTTAATATTTTACCGATCGTTCTTCTTTCCAAAAGTCTTGCGAAAATCCTGGATCACGGCATCAATTATCTGGAACTGCCGGCCGCTCTTGGAGGTGTGGTTGTTGCGGCTATCGTCTTTACATCAGAGGCCATCAGTTCACTGAAGGCAGTCGCTCGCAATGATTTACAACGTGCGATCAATCTGTGTCTGGGATCTGCCGCTTCCACCGTCGGCCTTACGGTTCCCGCCGTTTTAATCATCGGTTTGATCACGGGACAACCCGTTGTCTTGGGTCTCAAACCGACCGAAATGACGCTTCTTGCGATCACTTTGTTACTAAGCACTCTCACATTTTCGAATAAACGAACGACGTTGCTTGAGGGCGCCGTGCATCTCACGGTATTCTTCGTCTACATCACTTTGGTATTCAGTCCCTAG
- a CDS encoding competence/damage-inducible protein A: MKAAIFGIGTELTDGQIVNKNAAWISKQLKHLGLMTQAHLVVPDDRKLMREGLEFCATKADLLFLTGGLGPTSDDFTREIVTEWAGVPLKFDEASWQHVTERLTSRGYVVKEIQKQQCYFPEGSKVLKNAQGTANAFYLEAHGKKVFVLPGPPREIESVWNDYVAEWLKQHTQHLDPFVTRMWDTLGVGESDVAVIVEDVLKNVSVEKGYRVHLPYVEVKLSYFKSQEQDMAAAVDTLTEALHFCTITRDAEDVAEVFAQKLKEVNSLCLIDEVTGQFLMNRLMPVLRTYMTDKFWSFSKSKDVKSPADLHLHIIPKDEHSCEVSLEYRGRKTKDFITSPYTTANMRERRHQYFAEMALIFWMKNLS; encoded by the coding sequence ATGAAAGCAGCCATCTTCGGTATCGGCACAGAACTTACTGATGGTCAGATCGTCAATAAAAACGCCGCTTGGATTTCCAAGCAATTAAAACATCTGGGTTTGATGACTCAGGCCCATCTTGTGGTGCCTGATGATCGCAAGTTGATGCGTGAAGGTTTAGAGTTTTGCGCGACTAAAGCCGATCTGCTTTTTCTGACCGGGGGCCTGGGACCGACCTCGGACGATTTCACTCGTGAGATTGTCACGGAATGGGCTGGTGTGCCGCTGAAATTTGACGAGGCCTCGTGGCAACATGTGACTGAACGACTGACGTCACGTGGGTATGTGGTCAAAGAAATTCAGAAACAGCAATGTTATTTCCCAGAAGGCAGTAAAGTTCTAAAAAATGCCCAAGGCACAGCCAATGCTTTTTATCTGGAAGCCCACGGCAAAAAAGTTTTCGTCTTGCCAGGACCTCCACGAGAAATCGAATCCGTTTGGAATGATTATGTTGCGGAATGGTTGAAGCAACACACACAGCACCTGGATCCTTTTGTCACGCGCATGTGGGATACTCTTGGTGTGGGTGAATCCGACGTCGCGGTCATTGTTGAAGACGTTTTAAAAAATGTCTCTGTCGAAAAAGGCTATCGCGTCCATCTGCCTTACGTGGAAGTGAAGCTCTCTTACTTCAAATCCCAGGAACAAGACATGGCCGCCGCCGTCGATACACTGACAGAGGCCTTGCACTTTTGCACCATCACCCGGGACGCCGAAGACGTCGCCGAAGTCTTTGCCCAAAAGTTGAAAGAGGTGAACTCTTTGTGTTTGATCGACGAGGTCACCGGGCAATTTCTGATGAATCGTTTGATGCCCGTTTTACGCACCTACATGACGGATAAATTCTGGAGTTTTTCCAAATCAAAAGACGTCAAAAGCCCGGCGGATCTACACCTGCATATCATTCCCAAAGATGAACACAGTTGCGAAGTCAGTCTGGAATATCGCGGCAGAAAAACAAAGGACTTCATTACGAGTCCTTACACAACGGCCAATATGAGAGAACGACGCCATCAATATTTTGCAGAGATGGCGCTGATTTTCTGGATGAAGAATTTAAGCTAA
- a CDS encoding DUF4337 domain-containing protein has product MTEENNSNFEMRCGVVIAIFAAVMAVSDLVAGKYGDDEIIGTNEKAAAYMWYQSKSIKETLVEGERSLLLSLKNAGAIQARAAAGIDQHITDLNRKILRYKKEKNEILKGSESVGKDNWVQDVNGELGKIIGAQEMEVHLAALGQAGDRFDMASLFFQICLVLGALSLVLKKEKLQMLFFTGMCTLGLVGTSISLWAYLSLS; this is encoded by the coding sequence ATGACAGAAGAAAATAATTCGAATTTTGAAATGCGTTGTGGTGTTGTGATCGCGATCTTTGCAGCGGTCATGGCGGTGAGTGATCTGGTCGCGGGTAAGTACGGTGATGATGAAATCATCGGCACCAACGAAAAGGCCGCCGCGTATATGTGGTATCAATCGAAAAGCATCAAAGAAACTTTGGTGGAAGGCGAAAGGTCGCTGCTCCTTAGTTTGAAAAATGCCGGAGCTATTCAGGCCCGGGCTGCGGCCGGAATAGATCAGCACATCACGGACCTCAATAGAAAAATCCTGCGCTATAAAAAAGAAAAAAATGAAATTCTGAAGGGATCTGAGTCCGTAGGTAAAGACAATTGGGTTCAGGACGTCAATGGCGAGCTAGGAAAGATCATTGGCGCCCAAGAAATGGAAGTGCATTTGGCGGCCCTGGGGCAAGCCGGTGATCGCTTCGATATGGCCAGCTTGTTTTTTCAGATCTGTCTGGTTCTGGGCGCTCTGAGCCTGGTTTTAAAGAAAGAAAAACTGCAAATGCTTTTCTTTACTGGCATGTGCACCTTGGGGCTTGTCGGAACCAGCATTTCTCTTTGGGCGTATCTTTCTTTATCTTAG
- a CDS encoding S1 RNA-binding domain-containing protein, translating to MSNKKDIFGDDIEESKDFASFEELFAQSEKGLDRKLRVGDEVRGEILSIGKEEAFVSTGTPVDGLILTKDLLDENKEVKYKVGDVIDCVVTAFKNGEIRLSKRGSKNATTDSLEDAFDMELPIEGRVTETCNGGFRVSVQGKTAFCPISQIDLKFASDANEYVGKKFEFLITQMDKRNMVVSRRRLLELQRAENEGTFMLKHQPGAILDGKVVRIERFGAFVELEPGIEGLIHVSELGWSRINDPHEVVSIAQPVTVKLLKTEELDGKLKISLSLKQADGEGNPWLQVPQKFPVGTVVKGKVEKKETYGLFVNIAPGVTGLLPKSKWRDSVDASQFENKKRGDEVTVQVDQILFDEKKISLGLPREMEDTSWQQHTAATSGFGSLGDAFKNLNIKPK from the coding sequence ATGTCTAATAAAAAAGATATTTTTGGTGATGATATTGAAGAGTCGAAAGACTTTGCAAGCTTTGAAGAATTGTTTGCACAATCGGAAAAAGGTTTGGACCGTAAGCTTCGTGTGGGTGATGAAGTGCGCGGGGAAATTCTTTCCATCGGTAAAGAGGAGGCCTTCGTATCTACCGGCACTCCCGTTGATGGTTTGATTTTGACCAAAGATCTTTTGGATGAAAATAAAGAAGTAAAATACAAAGTCGGTGACGTGATTGACTGCGTGGTGACGGCTTTTAAAAATGGCGAGATCCGTCTTTCTAAGCGCGGTTCCAAAAATGCCACGACGGACTCTTTGGAAGATGCCTTTGATATGGAACTTCCTATCGAAGGCCGCGTGACCGAAACTTGCAACGGAGGCTTCCGCGTCAGTGTGCAGGGTAAAACGGCCTTCTGCCCCATCAGTCAGATTGATTTGAAGTTTGCATCAGATGCTAACGAATACGTCGGCAAGAAATTTGAGTTTTTAATCACGCAAATGGACAAGCGCAACATGGTGGTGTCTCGCCGTCGCTTGCTAGAACTTCAGCGTGCTGAAAACGAAGGCACGTTCATGCTTAAACATCAACCGGGCGCCATCCTGGATGGAAAAGTGGTTCGCATTGAACGCTTCGGCGCCTTCGTTGAGCTTGAGCCGGGTATTGAAGGTTTGATCCATGTCTCTGAACTGGGTTGGTCTCGGATCAATGATCCGCATGAAGTGGTTTCGATTGCGCAACCCGTGACCGTCAAACTTTTGAAAACGGAAGAGCTGGATGGCAAACTGAAAATTTCTTTGTCCTTGAAACAGGCGGATGGCGAAGGCAATCCGTGGTTGCAAGTGCCGCAAAAGTTCCCGGTGGGAACTGTGGTTAAGGGGAAAGTCGAAAAGAAAGAAACTTACGGTCTTTTCGTGAATATCGCACCGGGCGTGACGGGTCTTTTGCCGAAGTCGAAATGGCGTGACTCGGTCGACGCCAGCCAGTTTGAAAATAAAAAACGCGGCGACGAAGTGACGGTTCAGGTGGATCAAATTCTTTTCGATGAAAAGAAGATTTCTTTAGGTTTGCCTCGAGAAATGGAAGATACAAGTTGGCAACAACACACGGCTGCAACTTCGGGCTTCGGTTCCCTGGGTGATGCGTTTAAGAATTTAAACATCAAGCCAAAATAA
- a CDS encoding vitamin B12-dependent ribonucleotide reductase, with protein MKKAPLHSPAYFVAPGKNPESMFRWKKVDSQIRNRQGDVFFQMKNVEAPEAWSQLAIDIGASKYFRKVGVPKTKHENSVRQLVNRVTKAVAASALKQGGYFRHKKDADIFAKELKYILLSQRGAFNSPVWFNAGLWESYKINSPSEHFAWDEKKKRIQATHNAYERPQCSACFIQSVDDSIEGIFDLAKTEAKLFKYGSGTGSNFSKIRSRYELTSAGGMSSGLLSFLEVLDKGAGAIKSGGTTRRAAKMVVVDIDHPEVLDFIDWKMREERKAHMLIAAGLSAEFEGEAYRTVSGQNANNSVRVTDAFMKAVEKQTPWKLKARVTGKALREMPAPEVWNKITHATWVCADPGIQFHDTINKWHTCPKTDNIYSSNPCSEYMFLDDSACNLSSINLVKFLDEQGQFDFESFIHTARTLFVAQEILVDYSSYPTQKIAQNSHDYRPLGLGFANLGSLLMRKGIPYDSDEGRAWAGAITALMSGVAYLTSAEMARAKGPFAGFKKNRAPMLKVMKMHEAALKNISWSFLPEGLDKAVKNLWKSVVYNGTKHGFRNAQATVIAPTGTIGLLMDCDTTGIEPDFSLIKFKKLSGGGEVQIVNQSVEPALQSLAYSKEAISAILQYVQDHNTVVGCPEIRIEDIPVFDCATGVVGQRVLSPESHVQMMAAVQPFISGAISKTVNLPNNASEGDISRIYFLAWKLGVKAVAIYRDGSKQSQPLNVHKVKKKESDEVRPDFTMKCPECGSDTVLTSGCYRCPNCGTTVGCS; from the coding sequence ATGAAAAAAGCCCCTTTACATAGTCCCGCGTATTTTGTGGCGCCCGGAAAAAATCCCGAATCAATGTTTCGATGGAAGAAAGTCGATTCGCAAATTCGCAATCGTCAGGGCGATGTCTTCTTTCAGATGAAAAATGTTGAAGCTCCCGAAGCCTGGTCGCAACTGGCGATTGATATCGGGGCCAGTAAATATTTTCGTAAAGTCGGCGTTCCCAAAACCAAGCACGAAAACTCTGTTCGTCAGCTGGTCAACCGTGTCACCAAAGCCGTTGCCGCTTCGGCGTTAAAGCAGGGCGGTTATTTCCGTCATAAAAAAGACGCCGATATCTTCGCTAAGGAACTGAAGTACATTCTTCTTTCGCAAAGAGGTGCTTTTAATAGCCCCGTGTGGTTCAACGCCGGTCTTTGGGAGTCCTACAAAATCAATTCTCCCAGTGAGCACTTCGCGTGGGACGAAAAGAAAAAAAGAATTCAAGCCACGCATAACGCCTACGAGCGCCCGCAGTGTTCTGCTTGTTTTATTCAAAGCGTGGATGATTCGATCGAAGGGATTTTTGATTTGGCCAAGACCGAAGCCAAGCTGTTTAAGTACGGCTCGGGGACTGGCAGTAATTTTTCAAAAATTCGCAGTCGTTATGAGCTGACTAGCGCTGGTGGGATGAGTTCGGGACTCTTGTCTTTCCTGGAAGTTCTGGATAAGGGTGCTGGTGCAATCAAGTCGGGGGGCACCACTCGACGGGCTGCTAAAATGGTGGTTGTTGATATTGATCATCCTGAGGTTTTGGATTTTATCGACTGGAAAATGCGCGAAGAAAGAAAAGCCCATATGTTGATTGCGGCGGGCTTAAGTGCGGAATTTGAAGGGGAAGCTTATCGCACGGTCTCGGGACAAAACGCCAACAATTCGGTGCGTGTCACCGACGCCTTTATGAAAGCGGTAGAGAAGCAAACACCTTGGAAGCTCAAAGCTCGCGTGACTGGCAAAGCGCTGCGGGAAATGCCAGCGCCGGAGGTGTGGAACAAGATCACGCACGCGACGTGGGTTTGTGCAGATCCGGGAATTCAGTTTCATGACACCATTAACAAGTGGCATACGTGCCCCAAGACAGATAACATTTATTCCAGCAACCCCTGTTCGGAGTACATGTTTCTCGATGACTCCGCTTGCAATCTGTCCTCGATCAATCTGGTGAAGTTTTTGGATGAACAGGGACAGTTTGATTTTGAATCCTTTATTCACACCGCGCGGACTTTGTTTGTCGCTCAGGAAATTCTTGTCGACTATTCCAGCTATCCGACGCAAAAGATCGCTCAGAATTCACATGACTATCGCCCGTTGGGTTTAGGCTTTGCCAATCTCGGCAGTCTTTTGATGAGAAAAGGCATTCCCTATGACAGTGACGAGGGGCGGGCCTGGGCCGGGGCGATCACCGCGCTGATGAGTGGGGTCGCTTATTTGACCAGTGCTGAAATGGCGCGCGCCAAAGGACCTTTTGCCGGTTTTAAGAAAAATCGGGCGCCCATGCTTAAAGTCATGAAGATGCACGAAGCGGCCTTAAAAAATATTTCCTGGTCCTTCTTGCCAGAGGGGCTGGATAAGGCCGTTAAAAATCTTTGGAAGAGTGTCGTCTATAACGGCACCAAGCATGGTTTTAGAAATGCCCAGGCCACTGTCATTGCGCCAACCGGGACGATCGGTCTTTTGATGGATTGTGATACCACGGGCATCGAGCCAGATTTTTCACTGATTAAGTTTAAAAAACTTTCCGGCGGTGGCGAAGTGCAGATCGTCAATCAGTCCGTCGAGCCGGCGCTGCAATCCTTGGCGTACTCTAAAGAGGCCATTTCAGCGATTCTGCAATATGTGCAGGATCACAATACCGTTGTAGGTTGTCCCGAGATTCGCATCGAAGACATCCCGGTCTTTGATTGTGCGACGGGGGTTGTGGGACAGCGAGTGCTTTCTCCGGAAAGTCATGTGCAAATGATGGCCGCAGTTCAGCCTTTTATCAGTGGCGCCATTTCCAAAACGGTGAATCTTCCCAATAATGCCTCGGAAGGGGATATCAGTCGCATCTATTTCCTTGCCTGGAAGCTGGGGGTGAAGGCTGTGGCTATTTATCGAGATGGTAGCAAACAAAGCCAGCCTTTGAACGTCCATAAGGTGAAGAAGAAAGAGAGCGACGAGGTGCGCCCAGACTTCACAATGAAGTGTCCTGAGTGTGGCAGTGACACAGTGCTGACGAGTGGGTGCTATCGATGCCCCAATTGCGGCACCACCGTGGGCTGCTCTTGA
- a CDS encoding cysteine desulfurase family protein — MELSSERPMGTSLQNDKPIYLDYNATTPVDPQVFHAMEPYFKEFFGNPASAAHQWGWIAENAVTKARGQVAALIGAKPMEIFFTSGATEANNWAIFGLLSKIREENPTEPIHFITSNVEHSSIMKAMAAVEKMGVEVDFLPVNSFGLVEIETLRKAIKPHTKLMSFIWVNNEIGSINPMGEIAKIAKENKIYLHTDATQAAGKIPMNVTELGIDLMSFSGHKIYGPKGVGALYIRSKDPKVQINPLLHGGGQERGLRSGSLNVPGIVGMGMAAEICQKTMTEECHRLQGLRDLFWEKLQEKIPGVRLNGSPTERASNLLNITLPNYKTEALLPRLQKLGVSTGSACGTGATVVSHVLRAIGLSVDDVQCSLRLSLGRWSTEDEVLRAVAILKNSLQR; from the coding sequence ATGGAATTAAGCTCAGAACGCCCTATGGGAACCAGTTTGCAAAACGATAAGCCCATCTATCTTGATTACAATGCCACAACTCCCGTGGACCCGCAGGTCTTTCACGCGATGGAACCTTACTTTAAAGAGTTCTTCGGTAATCCCGCCAGCGCCGCCCATCAATGGGGTTGGATCGCGGAAAACGCCGTGACAAAAGCGCGAGGACAAGTGGCTGCGCTGATCGGCGCAAAACCCATGGAAATCTTTTTCACAAGTGGTGCGACCGAGGCCAACAACTGGGCGATCTTTGGGCTTCTTTCTAAAATCCGCGAAGAAAACCCGACAGAGCCGATCCATTTTATCACGAGCAATGTCGAACACAGCTCGATCATGAAGGCGATGGCTGCCGTGGAAAAAATGGGCGTGGAAGTGGACTTCCTGCCAGTGAACTCGTTCGGTTTAGTCGAAATTGAAACCCTTCGCAAAGCGATCAAGCCCCACACAAAGCTTATGAGCTTTATTTGGGTGAATAACGAAATCGGATCGATCAACCCGATGGGCGAGATCGCAAAAATAGCGAAGGAAAATAAAATTTACCTGCACACTGATGCCACCCAAGCGGCCGGAAAAATTCCTATGAATGTGACGGAACTGGGCATCGACCTGATGTCTTTTTCGGGGCATAAAATTTATGGTCCTAAAGGTGTGGGCGCTCTTTACATCCGCAGCAAAGACCCCAAGGTGCAGATAAATCCTTTACTTCATGGCGGTGGCCAAGAGCGCGGCTTGCGCTCGGGGTCTCTCAATGTTCCCGGTATTGTCGGCATGGGAATGGCCGCGGAAATCTGTCAAAAGACGATGACGGAAGAATGTCATCGCTTGCAAGGGCTTCGTGATCTTTTCTGGGAAAAGCTTCAGGAAAAAATTCCGGGTGTCCGTCTCAACGGCTCTCCCACGGAGCGCGCTTCGAATCTTCTCAACATCACTCTGCCTAACTACAAAACGGAAGCTTTGTTGCCACGCTTGCAGAAACTGGGCGTGAGCACCGGCTCCGCTTGCGGTACAGGCGCCACGGTGGTGAGCCATGTTTTGCGAGCAATAGGTCTTTCCGTGGATGACGTTCAATGCTCGCTTCGTCTGAGCTTAGGACGATGGAGTACCGAAGACGAGGTTCTTCGGGCCGTGGCGATTCTTAAAAACTCCCTACAAAGATAA